One genomic region from Pyxicephalus adspersus chromosome 1, UCB_Pads_2.0, whole genome shotgun sequence encodes:
- the LHFPL5 gene encoding LHFPL tetraspan subfamily member 5 protein — protein MPQLLPAKEAARIYHTNYVRNARAIGVLWAVFTICFSIIMVEVFIQPYWIGDSLNTPQAGYFGLFSYCIGNALTSELICKGSALDFETIPSGAFKTAMFFVGVSMFLVVGSMLAFSLFFFCNSATVYKVCAWMQLASAAGLMIGCLIYPDGWDSPEVKRMCGDKTDKYTIGACTIRWAYILAIIAIMDALILSFLAFVLGNRQDSLLPEDFKIQSKEDESG, from the exons ATGCCCCAGTTGTTACCCGCAAAAGAAGCAGCAAGAATCTACCATACCAACTATGTTCGCAATGCTCGTGCCATTGGTGTCTTGTGGGCAGTGTTTACTATTTGTTTCTCCATCATTATGGTAGAAGTCTTCATCCAGCCATACTGGATTGGAGACAGCCTAAATACACCTCAGGCTGGTTATTTTGGACTGTTTAGCTACTGTATAGGCAATGCATTAACCTCAGAGCTTATCTGCAAAGGAAGCGCCTTGGACTTTGAAACTATACCTTCAGGAGCCTTCAAAACAGCCATGTTTTTTGTTGGTGTGTCAATGTTTCTGGTGGTGGGCTCCATGCTGGCCTTCAgtcttttcttcttctgcaatTCAGCAACAGTGTACAAGGTGTGTGCATGGATGCAGCTGGCTTCAG CAGCTGGGCTGATGATTGGCTGCCTTATTTACCCTGATGGATGGGACTCTCCAGAAGTCAAACGCATGTGCGGAGACAAGACTGATAAATACACGATAGGAGCATGCACAATACGCTGGGCATATATCTTAGCTATCATTGCCATCATGGATGCCCTCATTCTCTCCTTCCTGGCATTTGTTCTTGGGAACAGACAGGACAGTTTGCTGCCAGAGGATTTCAAGATCCAGAGCAAAG
- the FBXL3 gene encoding F-box/LRR-repeat protein 3, which yields MKRGRMASDTSTGLSVGELGELSKKAKNSGDESTDLSKSHDWGNLLPDIILQIFKYLPLLDRAHASQVCRNWNHVFHMPDLWRCFEFELNQPATSYLKATHPDLIKQIIKRHSKHLQYVSFKVDSSKESAEAACDILSQLVNCSLKTLGLISTARPSFMDLPKSHFISALTVVFVNSKSLSSLKIDDTPVDDPSLKVLVANNSDTLKLLKMSSCPHVSPAGILCVADQCHGLRELALNYYLLSDELLLALSSEKHVRLEHLRIDVVSENPGQTHFHTIQKSSWDALIKHSPKVNLVMYFFLYEEEFDPFFRYETPVTHLYFGRSVSKEVLGRVGMTCPRLVELVVCANGLRPLDEELIRIAERCKNLTAIGLGECEVSCSAFVEFVKMCGGRLSQLSIMEEVLIPDQKYTLEQIHWEVSKHLGRVWFPDMMPTW from the exons ATGAAAAGAGGAAGAATGGCCAGTGACACCAGCACTGGTTTATCAGTAGGAGAACTGGGAGAATTGTCAAAGAAGGCCAAAAATTCAGGAGATGAATCTACAGACctgtcaaagtcacatgactgggGAAATCTACTCCCCGATATAATACTCCAGATTTTTAAGTATTTGCCTCTTTTGGATCGTGCACATGCTTCACAAGTGTGCAGGAACTGGAACCATGTTTTTCACATGCCTGACCTGTGGCGATGCTTTGAATTTGAACTCAATCAACCAGCTACTTCTTATCTGAAGGCAACACATCCTGACCTGattaaacaaatcataaaaagacATTCAAAGCACCTGCAGTATGTCAGCTTTAAG gtggataGCAGCAAGGAATCAGCAGAGGCTGCATGTGATATTCTCTCACAACTGGTAAATTGCTCTCTGAAAACTCTCGGACTTATTTCAACTGCAAGACCAAGTTTCATGGATCTACCAAAG TCACACTTCATATCTGCACTTACTGTTGTGTTTGTCAATTCAAAATCACTTTCATCACTTAAAATTGATGACACTCCAGTTGACGACCCATCCCTGAAAGTGCTAGTGGCAAATAATAGCGACACACTGAAGCTTCTGAAAATGAGCAGCTGCCCACATGTTTCTCCTGCAG GGATCCTGTGTGTAGCTGACCAATGCCATGGACTGCGGGAGTTGGCATTGAACTACTATTTGCTGAGCGATGAGCTCCTCCTGGCACTATCTTCAGAAAAACATGTCCGACTAGAGCATCTGCGTATTGATGTTGTCAGTGAAAACCCAGGACAAACACACTTTCATACCATTCAGAAAAGCAGCTGGGATGCTTTAATAAAGCACTCCCCAAAGGTGAACTTAGTCATGTACTTTTTCCTGTATGAGGAAGAGTTCGATCCCTTTTTCCGTTACGAAACACCGGTTACGCACTTGTACTTTGGAAGATCGGTAAGCAAGGAAGTGCTTGGCCGTGTTGGAATGACATGTCCTCGATTAGTGGAGCTTGTTGTTTGCGCCAATGGACTTCGTCCACTTGATGAAGAACTGATCCGCATTGCAGAACGATGCAAGAACCTGACAGCCATTGGACTTGGGGAGTGTGAAGTCTCTTGCTCTGCTTTTGTAGAGTTTGTAAAGATGTGTGGTGGCCGTTTGTCCCAACTTTCCATTATGGAGGAAGTATTAATCCCTGACCAGAAGTATACTCTGGAGCAAATTCATTGGGAAGTGTCCAAACATCTTGGCAGGGTCTGGTTTCCAGACATGATGCCCACTtggtag